A genomic segment from Nicotiana tabacum cultivar K326 chromosome 7, ASM71507v2, whole genome shotgun sequence encodes:
- the LOC107819686 gene encoding uncharacterized protein LOC107819686 isoform X1, with amino-acid sequence MENASHNDVDSLRRNIQELRDIQRSCIEDPESCDLELKKLLEDSTLQFKSKVEQLLYDASEINFSSDQDIDEFWEYLKNELSTEEAKNAKIADEIEGLSREYVEGYSKLVDGIEGLSCSLELIESQGLEQGRVLANFACSTTGEDNGNLSNTSVEYNFKILELGNQLEESEMNLKSLQDLENTFNRLEAMEEFEDACSGLKIVEFEGNCIRLSLRTSIPNLESLLHNQNIVDVVETPEKNHELLIELMDGTKELKHAEIFPNDVYISEITDAAKSFRQAYSVAVLENRCFLEWLVRRVQDRIVLCTLRQFLVKSANNARHSFEYVDREEMIVAHMIGGIDAFIKPLQGWPLTSSGLTLMSLKSSSHSSKEIPLTVLCKVAEVANSLDTNSRQTISVFADRVEEILMQQMSAVTSN; translated from the exons ATGGAAAATGCAAGTCACAATGATGTTGATTCTCTTCGCag AAATATTCAAGAGCTTAGAGATATTCAAAGAAGTTGTATTGAAGATCCAGAGTCCTGCGATTTAGAATTGAAGAAATTACTGGAAGATTCTACACTTCAATTTAAg AGCAAAGTGGAACAATTATTGTATGATGCCTCAGAGATCAACTTCTCGTCTGATCAGGATATAG ATGAATTTTGGGAATATTTGAAGAATGAGCTAAGCACAGAGgaggctaaaaatgcaaaaatagcaGATGAAATTGAGGGGCTTTCAAGGGAATATGTTGAAG GTTATAGCAAATTGGTGGACGGGATTGAAGGCCTAAGTTGTTCTTTGGAGCTCATTGAATCACAG GGACTTGAACAAGGAAGAGTACTGGCAAATTTTGCTTGTTCGACAACTGGAGAAGATAATGGAAACTTGTCAAATACATCTGTGGAATATAACTTTAAG ATCTTAGAATTAGGCAATCAGCTTGAGGAGAGCGAAATGAATTTGAAGTCATTGCAAGATCTCGAGAATACTTTCAACAG GCTTGAGGCTATGGAGGAGTTTGAAGATGCATGTTCTGGTCTTAAGATAGTTGAATTTGAGGGGAACTGCATCAGATTATCTTTGAGAACTTCTATCCCAAACTTAGAAAGCTTGTTGCATAACCAAAATATAGTTGATGTTGTTGAAACACCAGAGAAGAATCATGAGTTGTTAATTGAACTGATGGACGGAACCAAGGAGCTAAAACATGCCGAG ATTTTCCCAAATGATGTATATATAAGTGAAATAACTGATGCTGCAAAATCTTTCAG ACAGGCCTATTCTGTGGCAGTTCTTGAAAATAGATGTTTTTTGGAGTGGTTGGTTAGAAGGGTGCAAGATCGAATTGTTCTTTGCACATTAAGGCAATTTTTGGTGAAGAGCGCAAATAATGCAAG GCATTCATTTGAATACGTGGATAGAGAGGAGATGATAGTAGCTCATATGATTGGTGGAATCGATGCTTTCATAAAGCCACTTCAAGGTTGGCCACTAACCAGCTCTGGTTTAACGCTGATGTCTCTGAAGAGCTCAAGTCACTCCTCAAAAGAAATACCTTTGACCGTCCTTTGCAAGGTTGCG GAAGTGGCAAACTCGTTGGATACAAATTCACGACAGACTATCTCAGTCTTCGCGGATAGAGTTGAAGAGATACTTATGCAGCAAATGAGTGCAGTAACTTCAAACTGA
- the LOC107819686 gene encoding uncharacterized protein LOC107819686 isoform X2, with protein MNKLGPRESKVEQLLYDASEINFSSDQDIDEFWEYLKNELSTEEAKNAKIADEIEGLSREYVEGYSKLVDGIEGLSCSLELIESQGLEQGRVLANFACSTTGEDNGNLSNTSVEYNFKILELGNQLEESEMNLKSLQDLENTFNRLEAMEEFEDACSGLKIVEFEGNCIRLSLRTSIPNLESLLHNQNIVDVVETPEKNHELLIELMDGTKELKHAEIFPNDVYISEITDAAKSFRQAYSVAVLENRCFLEWLVRRVQDRIVLCTLRQFLVKSANNARHSFEYVDREEMIVAHMIGGIDAFIKPLQGWPLTSSGLTLMSLKSSSHSSKEIPLTVLCKVAEVANSLDTNSRQTISVFADRVEEILMQQMSAVTSN; from the exons ATGAATAAATTGGGACCAAGAGAG AGCAAAGTGGAACAATTATTGTATGATGCCTCAGAGATCAACTTCTCGTCTGATCAGGATATAG ATGAATTTTGGGAATATTTGAAGAATGAGCTAAGCACAGAGgaggctaaaaatgcaaaaatagcaGATGAAATTGAGGGGCTTTCAAGGGAATATGTTGAAG GTTATAGCAAATTGGTGGACGGGATTGAAGGCCTAAGTTGTTCTTTGGAGCTCATTGAATCACAG GGACTTGAACAAGGAAGAGTACTGGCAAATTTTGCTTGTTCGACAACTGGAGAAGATAATGGAAACTTGTCAAATACATCTGTGGAATATAACTTTAAG ATCTTAGAATTAGGCAATCAGCTTGAGGAGAGCGAAATGAATTTGAAGTCATTGCAAGATCTCGAGAATACTTTCAACAG GCTTGAGGCTATGGAGGAGTTTGAAGATGCATGTTCTGGTCTTAAGATAGTTGAATTTGAGGGGAACTGCATCAGATTATCTTTGAGAACTTCTATCCCAAACTTAGAAAGCTTGTTGCATAACCAAAATATAGTTGATGTTGTTGAAACACCAGAGAAGAATCATGAGTTGTTAATTGAACTGATGGACGGAACCAAGGAGCTAAAACATGCCGAG ATTTTCCCAAATGATGTATATATAAGTGAAATAACTGATGCTGCAAAATCTTTCAG ACAGGCCTATTCTGTGGCAGTTCTTGAAAATAGATGTTTTTTGGAGTGGTTGGTTAGAAGGGTGCAAGATCGAATTGTTCTTTGCACATTAAGGCAATTTTTGGTGAAGAGCGCAAATAATGCAAG GCATTCATTTGAATACGTGGATAGAGAGGAGATGATAGTAGCTCATATGATTGGTGGAATCGATGCTTTCATAAAGCCACTTCAAGGTTGGCCACTAACCAGCTCTGGTTTAACGCTGATGTCTCTGAAGAGCTCAAGTCACTCCTCAAAAGAAATACCTTTGACCGTCCTTTGCAAGGTTGCG GAAGTGGCAAACTCGTTGGATACAAATTCACGACAGACTATCTCAGTCTTCGCGGATAGAGTTGAAGAGATACTTATGCAGCAAATGAGTGCAGTAACTTCAAACTGA